The Candidatus Eisenbacteria bacterium genome contains the following window.
TCGGTCGATGGCGGGAGCGTGAAGGGGCTCTTCGGATGATGTCGAGGAAGTGGTGACCATGGGATGGTTCGCGGCCCTGAGGAGCGAGGCGGATCCGATCTGGAGGGGGATCCACGGCCACCCGTTTCTCGCGGAGCTATCGGCCGGCTCTCTGTCGCTCGATCGCTTCCGCTTCCTCATCCGGCAGGACTATCCCTACCTGGCGGAGTTCAGCAGGGTCCTCGCGCTGGCGGTCTCCCGGGGCGGACGGCTTGCGGAGATGGCCTTCTTCGACGATCTGCTCCACGCGACGCTCTCGAGCGAGATGGAGCTGCATCGAAGCTTCTGCGCCGAGCTCGGGATCGCGCCCGAGGATCTCGAGTCGGCGCGCCTCGCCCCGACGGCCTTCGCCTACACGCGCCACATGCTCGCCGTGGGCGCGCTCGGGACGCAGGCGGAGATCGCGGTCGCCCTCCTGCCCTGCACGGTGAGCTATGCGGAAATCGGCGCGCGACTGGGCCGGAACCCTCCGGCGGGGGCTCCGCACTTCGCGCGCTGGGTCGCGGCGTATGCCTCCGAGGAGTACCAGGCGATCGCGAGCCGCTTGATCGCCCTCGTCGACGGTCTCGACGGGCGTGTATCGACCGAGGAGCGGGCGCGATGCAGGGAGCACTTCCTCGTGGGCTCCCGCTACGAGTGGCTCTTCTGGGACATGGCCTACCGGATGGAGGACTGGCCTACCTTCTGAACCTCTCCCGCTGGCCGAGGAGATACGGATCCTCTGGAGCGATCCGGATCGCGCGCTCGATCGTCGAGAGCGCCTCCTCCCGGCGTCCCATCCGGAAGTAGACCTCCGCCAGAGTGTCGATGATCTCCGCGCTCTCCGGCTCGAGCTCGACGGCGAGCTGCGCTGCCCGCAGGGCCTCTTCCATGTGGACATTCCCGAGGGCGCAGAACCAGGCGAGCGAGTTGAGCTCCTGGGCGTCCCGGCGGGGCCCCGAGAGGTAGCCGCTCAGCGTCTCGCCGATTCGCTCGCGCTCCCGCCGCGCGTTCTCCTGCTGGCCCAGCGAGTCATAGAGGGCCGCATAGCGAGTGTGCGCCTGCAGCAGATCGCTCACCTGATGGATGCGGAAGATCCGCTCCAGCTCGTCGATCGGCGCGGGGTGGTCCTCGACGCGGAGATCGACGTAGCGCGTCCGGTACTCGGGGTAGAGATCGCTCGGCCGGACGACGAGCAGCGCGGCGGACTGCTGTCCGCGGCGATCTCCGCCGGCCGCCTGTCCGGCCTTCAGCGTCGCGATCAACCTCTCGGCCAGCTCGCCCCTCGTCTCGCGGAAGGCGCGCAGCATGGCGCTCACGACCTCGGGTCCCGCCAGGATGTTCCCCTGGATCGCGATTCCCGGCGCCGTCGTGTCTCCCGCCCAGGGGGAGCAACCCGTGCCGGTGTGGGAGATCGATCCGCCCTTCGCGTCGACGATGCCGACCTGCCGGCTCTCGCGACCCGCGTCCGGCGCGAGAAGCTCGCGAAGCGTCTGCCCGGCGTCTCGTCCGGCGCGCATGAGGTCGAGTCCCCGCGGACCGA
Protein-coding sequences here:
- the tenA gene encoding thiaminase II, giving the protein MTMGWFAALRSEADPIWRGIHGHPFLAELSAGSLSLDRFRFLIRQDYPYLAEFSRVLALAVSRGGRLAEMAFFDDLLHATLSSEMELHRSFCAELGIAPEDLESARLAPTAFAYTRHMLAVGALGTQAEIAVALLPCTVSYAEIGARLGRNPPAGAPHFARWVAAYASEEYQAIASRLIALVDGLDGRVSTEERARCREHFLVGSRYEWLFWDMAYRMEDWPTF
- a CDS encoding DUF1028 domain-containing protein, whose translation is MTAFERPASEMEGRRNRGAPSAPRQSRRLVLVLLAGAMMIAAPCGAIEEAGTFSIVALDPETGEIGVAVESRAFSVGSAVSWAEAGVGAIATQSQTNESFGPRGLDLMRAGRDAGQTLRELLAPDAGRESRQVGIVDAKGGSISHTGTGCSPWAGDTTAPGIAIQGNILAGPEVVSAMLRAFRETRGELAERLIATLKAGQAAGGDRRGQQSAALLVVRPSDLYPEYRTRYVDLRVEDHPAPIDELERIFRIHQVSDLLQAHTRYAALYDSLGQQENARRERERIGETLSGYLSGPRRDAQELNSLAWFCALGNVHMEEALRAAQLAVELEPESAEIIDTLAEVYFRMGRREEALSTIERAIRIAPEDPYLLGQRERFRR